Proteins found in one Halobaculum sp. MBLA0147 genomic segment:
- a CDS encoding phytoene/squalene synthase family protein: protein MVADDQIERSKQIQQRTGKTFHFATRLLPERVRHPTYVLYAFFRVADEVVDAAETAPPPEQRAELERLREAALGRRETDDEVLRAFSELRESHGIAAEDVEVFIDAMETDIDKDRYETYDELETYMDGSASAVGRMMTAVMDPDDPETALTHATALGEAFQMTNFLRDVGEDVVERDRIYLPRDTLAQYGVSESQLLNFEFDDDVAAAISHEMRRTEQLYKEGVAGIKYLPEDCQFAVLLASVLYADHHRLIENRGYDTLTATPELSTLRKVSLLAKTRWAWYRTKDPEAVFRRVSTVPYGDTPRSGSGHGEGMPVR from the coding sequence ATGGTAGCCGACGACCAGATCGAGCGGAGCAAGCAGATCCAACAGCGCACCGGCAAGACGTTCCACTTCGCCACGCGGCTGCTCCCCGAGCGGGTCCGACACCCGACGTACGTGTTGTACGCGTTCTTCCGGGTGGCAGACGAGGTCGTCGACGCGGCCGAGACCGCCCCACCGCCCGAACAGCGCGCCGAACTCGAACGACTCCGCGAGGCGGCGCTGGGTCGCCGCGAGACGGACGACGAGGTGTTGCGCGCCTTCTCCGAGCTGCGGGAGTCACACGGCATCGCGGCAGAGGACGTGGAGGTCTTCATCGACGCGATGGAGACGGACATCGACAAGGACCGCTACGAGACCTACGACGAGTTGGAGACGTACATGGACGGGTCCGCCTCGGCGGTCGGGCGGATGATGACCGCTGTGATGGACCCCGACGACCCCGAGACGGCGCTGACACACGCAACCGCGCTCGGCGAGGCGTTCCAGATGACGAACTTCCTCCGGGACGTGGGCGAAGACGTCGTCGAGCGTGACCGCATCTACCTCCCGCGTGACACGCTCGCCCAGTACGGGGTCTCGGAGTCGCAACTGTTGAACTTCGAGTTCGACGACGACGTGGCCGCGGCGATCAGCCACGAGATGCGCCGCACCGAGCAGTTGTACAAGGAGGGCGTCGCGGGGATCAAGTACCTCCCCGAAGACTGCCAGTTCGCCGTCCTCCTCGCCTCGGTGTTGTACGCGGACCACCACCGGCTGATCGAGAACCGCGGCTACGACACGCTCACGGCGACCCCAGAGCTGAGCACGCTCCGGAAGGTGTCGCTGCTCGCGAAGACGCGGTGGGCGTGGTACCGGACGAAGGACCCCGAGGCGGTGTTCCGTCGCGTCTCGACCGTCCCCTACGGCGACACCCCTCGCTCGGGCTCCGGTCACGGCGAGGGGATGCCCGTCCGCTGA
- a CDS encoding universal stress protein, whose protein sequence is MRYLVATDATETSELLADYLADRVDADDEIHAVNSQVGGDETTSDEIREGEAALETLEEALPKSVLVETHQFVRGNQPEEDVLTHAEEIGADELVFTVRDRSPAGKAIFGSTAQRLLLGSDRPMRVIPRE, encoded by the coding sequence ATGCGCTACCTCGTAGCGACGGACGCGACGGAGACCAGCGAGCTGCTCGCCGACTACCTCGCGGACCGGGTCGACGCGGACGACGAGATCCACGCGGTGAACTCGCAGGTGGGCGGCGACGAGACGACGAGCGACGAGATCCGCGAAGGGGAGGCGGCACTGGAGACACTCGAGGAGGCGCTCCCGAAGTCGGTGCTCGTCGAGACACACCAGTTCGTCCGCGGGAACCAGCCGGAGGAGGACGTACTGACCCACGCCGAGGAGATCGGCGCCGACGAACTCGTCTTCACCGTCCGCGACCGCTCGCCCGCCGGGAAGGCCATCTTCGGCAGCACCGCACAGCGACTCCTCCTCGGCTCCGACCGTCCGATGCGCGTGATTCCGCGCGAGTGA
- a CDS encoding fibrillarin-like rRNA/tRNA 2'-O-methyltransferase, with protein sequence MSDEAATLGGDGPLPAGVQRRSFTGHEESQLATRGEPVYGEATADGWRAWDPHRSKLAATVAAGLDTGIAAGDTVLYLGAANGTTVSHVADVAGRTYAVEFAARPVRDLLDACESRPRLFPLVKDAREPATYAHVVEADVDAIVQDVATRGQAAVAVRNAQFLADDGRLVLAVKARSEDVTAEPEAVFAEVRETLAEAYEIRAEARLEPFHDAHLAVVATPK encoded by the coding sequence GTGAGTGACGAGGCGGCGACGCTCGGTGGCGACGGCCCGCTCCCGGCAGGCGTGCAGCGGCGGTCGTTCACGGGCCACGAGGAGTCGCAGTTGGCGACGCGCGGCGAGCCGGTGTACGGGGAGGCGACCGCCGACGGGTGGCGGGCGTGGGACCCACACCGCTCGAAGCTGGCCGCGACGGTCGCCGCCGGTCTCGACACGGGGATCGCGGCGGGCGACACCGTGTTGTACCTCGGAGCGGCCAACGGGACGACGGTGAGTCACGTGGCGGATGTCGCGGGGCGGACGTACGCCGTCGAGTTCGCGGCGCGGCCGGTTCGAGACCTGTTGGACGCCTGCGAGTCGCGGCCGCGGCTGTTCCCGTTGGTGAAGGACGCGCGCGAGCCGGCGACGTACGCGCACGTCGTCGAGGCGGACGTGGACGCGATCGTCCAAGACGTGGCGACGCGCGGACAGGCGGCCGTGGCCGTCCGGAACGCGCAGTTCCTCGCGGACGACGGGCGGTTGGTGCTCGCGGTGAAGGCACGCAGCGAGGACGTGACGGCCGAGCCGGAGGCGGTGTTCGCCGAGGTGCGCGAGACCCTCGCCGAGGCGTACGAGATCCGTGCCGAGGCGCGACTGGAGCCGTTCCACGACGCGCACCTCGCGGTCGTCGCGACGCCGAAGTGA
- a CDS encoding NOP5/NOP56 family protein: MTDEDADTGADAAWFAGDDGSPSDRVRTGGADAPADWPALAVERGVATDTDDYESRLRAATREAARETVRERERADDQQLIHAVRAMDDARRTANELAERVTEWGGSLFDLDPETADTTADEEETTAADVGVESDEADAGVAYARALARRDPEGPAERRVVSLAARVAAVADEADALAAYVAEHAPTVAPNLAALAGSRLAARLLSLAGGLEELAKQPSGTLQVLGAEDALFAHLRGNAPSPKHGVIYTHDYVRNTHPDDRGSAARALAGKLSIAARVDHYAGDRRPELERELDERIRTIRARTGGGDGE, encoded by the coding sequence ATGACAGACGAGGACGCCGACACCGGAGCGGACGCGGCGTGGTTCGCGGGCGACGACGGATCGCCGTCGGACCGCGTCCGGACGGGTGGCGCGGACGCACCGGCCGACTGGCCGGCGCTGGCCGTCGAGAGAGGGGTCGCGACGGACACCGACGACTACGAGTCGCGGCTCCGCGCGGCGACGCGGGAGGCCGCCCGCGAGACCGTCCGCGAACGGGAACGAGCCGACGACCAGCAACTGATCCACGCGGTGCGGGCGATGGACGACGCCCGCCGCACCGCGAACGAACTCGCCGAGCGCGTGACCGAGTGGGGTGGGAGTCTGTTCGACCTCGACCCGGAGACGGCAGACACCACCGCCGACGAGGAGGAGACGACGGCGGCCGATGTCGGAGTCGAGTCGGACGAGGCGGACGCCGGGGTCGCGTACGCACGAGCACTCGCACGGCGAGACCCCGAGGGTCCGGCGGAGCGGCGCGTGGTGTCGCTGGCGGCGCGTGTGGCAGCGGTGGCCGACGAGGCGGACGCGCTGGCGGCGTACGTCGCGGAACACGCCCCGACGGTCGCGCCGAACCTCGCCGCACTCGCCGGGTCGCGACTCGCCGCACGGCTCCTCTCGTTGGCCGGCGGGCTGGAGGAGTTGGCGAAGCAGCCGTCGGGCACCCTCCAGGTGCTCGGTGCCGAAGACGCGCTGTTCGCGCACCTCCGTGGGAACGCGCCGTCGCCGAAACACGGCGTGATCTACACCCACGACTACGTCCGAAACACGCACCCGGACGACCGTGGGTCGGCGGCTCGCGCGCTCGCCGGGAAGCTCTCCATCGCGGCGCGGGTGGACCACTACGCCGGAGACCGGCGTCCGGAGCTGGAGCGGGAGTTGGACGAGCGCATCCGCACGATCCGGGCACGGACGGGAGGTGGTGACGGTGAGTGA
- a CDS encoding universal stress protein — MYDRVLVPTDGSEHAATAVDHALALGRAFDAAVHAIHVVDTAGESGVFGTRESEASVAERLETAGESTLDAVRETATTEDDLETELVHGDPTETIVDYAEEIDADVLVMGTHGRTGVRRYVAGSVTEGVVRHAAAPVLTVRADARETTPGSFDEVLLPTDGSPAAEAAVEHGLAMAGIADARVHVVNVVDVSDTTGGGSASVATDLADQLRESGQTAVDRVAAVAREAGFETTTSVVEGFPARDVLEYAEEPGVDLIAMGSHGRTGVSRFLLGSTTERAIRHADVPVLAVNTRHLSESELADGAVLPNPDEV; from the coding sequence GTGTACGACAGAGTCCTGGTCCCGACGGACGGGAGCGAGCACGCGGCGACGGCGGTCGACCACGCGCTGGCACTCGGGCGCGCCTTCGACGCGGCCGTCCACGCGATCCACGTCGTCGACACCGCGGGCGAGTCGGGTGTGTTCGGGACGCGCGAGTCCGAGGCGTCGGTCGCCGAGCGACTGGAGACTGCCGGCGAGTCGACACTCGACGCCGTCCGCGAGACGGCGACCACCGAGGACGACCTCGAGACGGAACTCGTCCACGGCGATCCGACGGAGACCATCGTCGACTACGCCGAGGAGATCGACGCCGACGTGCTGGTGATGGGGACGCACGGACGGACCGGTGTCCGCCGGTACGTCGCCGGCAGCGTGACCGAAGGGGTGGTCCGGCACGCCGCCGCGCCGGTGTTGACGGTACGTGCCGACGCCCGCGAGACGACGCCGGGATCGTTCGACGAGGTACTGCTCCCGACGGACGGCAGTCCGGCGGCCGAGGCGGCCGTCGAACACGGGCTGGCGATGGCCGGGATCGCGGACGCACGAGTCCACGTCGTCAACGTCGTCGACGTGTCCGACACGACCGGCGGCGGGTCGGCGTCGGTCGCGACGGATCTGGCCGATCAGCTGCGCGAGAGCGGACAGACCGCGGTGGATCGCGTCGCGGCGGTGGCCCGCGAGGCGGGGTTCGAGACGACGACGAGCGTCGTCGAGGGGTTCCCGGCGCGCGACGTGTTGGAGTACGCCGAGGAGCCGGGCGTCGATCTGATCGCCATGGGGAGCCACGGGCGGACGGGCGTGAGTCGGTTCCTGCTCGGCTCCACGACGGAACGGGCGATCAGACACGCCGACGTACCGGTGTTGGCGGTCAACACTCGTCACCTCTCGGAGTCGGAGTTAGCCGACGGCGCGGTACTCCCCAATCCAGACGAGGTGTGA
- a CDS encoding TIGR00341 family protein, with amino-acid sequence MRLVQVMVPTGRREAVVDVLDEAGVDYVLSDETSGREYTAVVSFPLPTAAVEPILEDLREAGLERDAYTVVVDAETVVSDRFERLEAAYEPENGDDDRIAREELATKAADMAPETRNFVVLAVVSAVVATAGLLLDSPAVVVGSMVIAPLLGPAIAASVGTVVDEDELFRRGVALQVAGGVVAVGSATLAAVVFRTTGVVSMTATEVFATGEVAERLTPDLLALPIAVGAGVAGALSLSSGVSAALVGVMIAAALVPPTAVVGIGLAWGRPAAVVGAGLLVVVNFLSINAAALGTLWYRGYRPESRFGFETSTATRRRLVVVGVALAATTALLAGATYAGGQTAGVETTAREETRRLLADQPGRLRTVAVHDAGVLVRYPDRVVVTVAVPLDATPPRIAVPVREAVRTAARDRFRDLPTYPGGPDDVTVRVEFERVQRAGG; translated from the coding sequence GTGCGACTCGTTCAGGTGATGGTCCCGACGGGGCGGCGCGAGGCGGTCGTCGACGTCTTGGACGAGGCGGGGGTCGACTACGTGCTCTCCGACGAGACGAGTGGTCGCGAGTACACCGCCGTCGTCTCGTTCCCGCTGCCGACCGCGGCCGTCGAGCCGATCCTCGAAGACCTCCGCGAGGCGGGGCTCGAACGCGACGCCTACACCGTCGTCGTCGACGCGGAGACGGTCGTCTCCGACCGCTTCGAGCGGCTCGAAGCCGCCTACGAACCGGAGAACGGAGACGACGACCGGATCGCGCGCGAAGAACTCGCGACGAAGGCCGCCGACATGGCCCCGGAGACACGGAACTTCGTCGTGTTGGCGGTCGTCAGTGCCGTCGTCGCCACCGCGGGACTGCTGCTCGACTCCCCGGCCGTCGTCGTCGGGTCGATGGTGATCGCGCCGCTGCTCGGCCCGGCTATCGCGGCGTCGGTCGGCACCGTCGTCGACGAGGACGAACTGTTCCGCCGTGGTGTCGCGCTCCAGGTGGCCGGTGGCGTCGTCGCCGTCGGGAGTGCCACTCTGGCGGCGGTGGTGTTCCGGACGACGGGTGTGGTCTCGATGACTGCCACGGAGGTGTTCGCCACCGGCGAGGTCGCGGAGCGACTCACACCCGACCTGCTCGCGCTGCCGATCGCGGTCGGGGCTGGCGTCGCCGGTGCGCTCTCGTTGTCGTCCGGTGTCTCGGCGGCGCTCGTCGGCGTGATGATCGCCGCGGCGCTCGTCCCGCCGACGGCCGTCGTCGGCATCGGGCTCGCGTGGGGACGCCCGGCGGCGGTCGTGGGCGCGGGGCTGCTCGTCGTCGTCAACTTCCTCTCGATCAACGCCGCCGCGCTCGGGACACTGTGGTACCGCGGCTACCGTCCAGAGAGTCGCTTCGGCTTCGAGACGAGCACCGCCACACGTCGCCGACTCGTCGTCGTGGGCGTCGCACTTGCCGCCACGACGGCACTGCTCGCCGGCGCGACGTACGCCGGTGGGCAGACGGCCGGTGTCGAGACGACCGCCCGCGAGGAGACGCGGCGCCTCCTCGCGGACCAGCCCGGCCGACTCCGCACCGTCGCCGTCCACGACGCCGGTGTGCTCGTCCGCTACCCGGACCGCGTCGTCGTCACGGTCGCGGTGCCGCTCGACGCGACCCCGCCGCGGATCGCCGTCCCCGTCCGCGAGGCCGTCCGGACGGCCGCACGCGACCGCTTCCGCGACCTCCCGACGTACCCCGGTGGCCCCGACGACGTGACCGTACGGGTGGAGTTCGAACGTGTCCAGCGGGCCGGCGGGTAG
- a CDS encoding type IV pilin: MSGSETRWWSIGSLRQWSTGPPRQVVSGVARAVDAVGSRGSLLGVPTHLDGTHDRRGVSPVIATVLLVAVVVVLAATLGGFALGIDEELSEPAPNVASASGELRRNVIDDGGTDQIVRITHEGGDPVAVSGLVIQVTVPKTGQRGRLSGFPVPGDDPQPTEEYVSGDDVFDNSANSVSGSIGAESPDTDDTWNVGDFFQFRIANGAVSLSAGDRVVVTGIHGPSESTLFRLTLTAR, translated from the coding sequence GTGAGTGGGAGTGAGACACGGTGGTGGTCGATCGGTTCGCTGCGGCAGTGGTCGACCGGTCCGCCGCGGCAGGTCGTCTCCGGGGTGGCGCGAGCTGTCGACGCCGTCGGATCGCGAGGTTCCCTCCTCGGTGTCCCGACCCACCTCGACGGGACACACGACCGGCGCGGCGTCTCGCCGGTGATCGCGACGGTGCTGCTCGTCGCCGTGGTCGTCGTGTTGGCGGCGACGCTCGGCGGGTTCGCGCTGGGGATCGACGAGGAACTCTCCGAGCCGGCACCGAACGTGGCGAGTGCCAGCGGAGAGTTGCGACGGAACGTGATCGACGACGGCGGCACCGATCAGATCGTCCGGATCACCCACGAGGGCGGCGATCCGGTCGCCGTGTCGGGACTGGTGATCCAGGTGACGGTGCCGAAGACGGGACAGCGGGGCCGTCTGTCCGGCTTCCCGGTCCCGGGGGACGATCCGCAACCGACCGAGGAGTACGTCTCCGGCGACGACGTGTTCGACAACAGCGCCAACAGCGTCTCCGGGTCCATCGGTGCGGAGTCGCCGGACACGGACGACACCTGGAACGTCGGCGACTTCTTCCAGTTCCGGATCGCCAACGGTGCGGTGTCGCTGTCGGCCGGTGACCGTGTCGTCGTCACCGGTATCCACGGTCCCAGCGAGTCGACCCTGTTCCGTCTGACCCTCACCGCCCGGTGA
- a CDS encoding acyl-CoA dehydrogenase family protein, translated as MNLLDESLVPEHARDVKGEAREFADEHIAPVAQEYFDSGEYPWEVLEAGQQAGLVAADIPEEYGGRGLDIQEILAMAEEFYRADAGIGLTLMLASFGTELVETYGSEELKEEYLPPVANGEQISGLAVSEPETGSDLAGMTTAAERVEGGYEITGEKYWVGNGVEADWLTVYAKTGDSEDRYGNYSLFVVETDSEGYEAEHIPEKMGMRASKQAHIVFDDCFVPEENRVGPEGSGFYALADFFNHGRIVVGGHGLGLAAAAIEEAWDFVHGRNAFGRNVSEFQAVQHDLANMRTEFESARSLNWRAAEKVEAGEQSGLWAAMAKMKSTETAVDCAERGMQLHGGRSILTENRIARVYRDVRIPVIYEGANEIQRNLIYRQS; from the coding sequence CTGAACCTGCTGGACGAGTCGCTCGTCCCGGAACACGCCCGCGACGTGAAGGGCGAGGCCCGCGAGTTCGCCGACGAACACATCGCCCCCGTCGCCCAGGAGTACTTCGACTCCGGGGAGTACCCCTGGGAGGTGCTGGAGGCGGGCCAGCAGGCGGGGCTCGTCGCCGCCGACATCCCAGAGGAGTACGGCGGTCGCGGGCTGGACATCCAGGAGATTCTGGCGATGGCCGAGGAGTTCTACCGCGCCGACGCCGGGATCGGACTGACGCTGATGTTGGCCTCGTTCGGGACGGAACTGGTCGAGACGTACGGCTCCGAGGAACTGAAAGAGGAGTACCTCCCGCCCGTCGCGAACGGGGAGCAGATCTCCGGACTCGCCGTCTCCGAACCGGAGACGGGGTCGGACCTCGCCGGGATGACGACGGCAGCCGAGAGAGTCGAGGGGGGCTACGAGATCACCGGCGAGAAGTACTGGGTCGGCAACGGGGTCGAGGCGGACTGGCTCACCGTCTACGCGAAGACGGGCGACTCCGAGGACCGCTACGGGAACTACTCGCTGTTCGTCGTCGAGACGGACAGCGAGGGGTACGAGGCCGAACACATCCCCGAGAAGATGGGGATGCGCGCCTCGAAGCAGGCGCACATCGTCTTCGACGACTGTTTCGTCCCCGAGGAGAACCGCGTCGGCCCGGAGGGGTCGGGCTTCTACGCGCTGGCGGACTTCTTCAACCACGGGCGGATCGTCGTCGGCGGCCACGGCCTCGGGTTGGCCGCGGCAGCCATCGAGGAGGCGTGGGACTTCGTGCACGGACGCAACGCCTTCGGGCGGAACGTCTCGGAGTTCCAGGCGGTCCAACACGACCTCGCGAACATGCGGACGGAGTTCGAGTCCGCGCGCTCGCTCAACTGGCGTGCCGCCGAGAAGGTCGAGGCGGGCGAGCAGTCGGGGCTGTGGGCCGCGATGGCGAAGATGAAGTCGACGGAGACGGCAGTCGACTGTGCCGAACGCGGGATGCAGCTCCACGGTGGTCGCTCGATCCTCACGGAGAATCGGATCGCACGCGTCTACCGCGACGTTCGCATCCCCGTGATCTACGAGGGTGCCAACGAGATCCAGCGCAACCTCATCTACAGGCAGTCTTGA
- a CDS encoding bis(5'-nucleosyl)-tetraphosphatase, with protein MPVEATSAGAILFRDTRGRREYLLLKSRPGDWEFPKGGVEGEEELQQTAIREVKEEAGIEQFRLIDGFREEYDYVFEAGGDTIHKTVHLFIAHSQEASAELSNEHRDLQWRDYDQAINTITQDGPRDILDEAHDYLDELREETDGDYVLPAE; from the coding sequence ATGCCAGTCGAAGCGACGAGCGCTGGAGCCATCCTCTTCCGCGACACTCGCGGCCGTCGGGAGTACCTGCTCCTGAAGAGCCGGCCCGGGGACTGGGAGTTCCCGAAGGGCGGGGTCGAGGGGGAAGAGGAGCTCCAGCAGACAGCGATTCGGGAGGTGAAAGAGGAGGCCGGGATCGAGCAGTTCCGCTTGATCGACGGCTTCCGCGAGGAGTACGACTACGTGTTCGAGGCCGGCGGCGACACGATCCACAAGACAGTCCACCTGTTCATCGCCCACTCCCAGGAGGCCTCCGCCGAACTGTCGAACGAACACCGCGACCTCCAGTGGCGCGACTACGACCAGGCGATCAACACGATCACGCAGGACGGCCCCCGAGACATCCTCGACGAGGCACACGACTACCTCGACGAACTCCGCGAGGAGACGGACGGCGACTACGTCCTCCCCGCGGAGTGA
- a CDS encoding 30S ribosomal protein S10: MTFVTKLSFHSGDRDALDETVDDLKEMLTRKGAKCKGPHTHPSERITVPLRANLGPGEELDTWSYEVFERELEIHGSDEIAREVGHMDFHDAVHVEIEVDQKTPMGR, translated from the coding sequence ATGACGTTCGTCACCAAACTCAGCTTCCACAGCGGCGACCGCGACGCACTCGACGAGACCGTCGACGACCTCAAGGAGATGCTCACCCGGAAGGGCGCGAAGTGTAAGGGACCACACACGCACCCTTCCGAGCGGATCACCGTCCCGCTGCGTGCGAACCTGGGGCCCGGCGAGGAACTCGACACTTGGAGCTACGAGGTGTTCGAGCGGGAACTGGAGATCCACGGCAGCGACGAGATCGCCCGGGAGGTCGGCCACATGGACTTCCACGACGCGGTCCACGTCGAGATCGAGGTGGACCAGAAGACCCCGATGGGCCGGTAG
- a CDS encoding dihydrofolate reductase family protein, whose protein sequence is MYVHVNAAVSVDGKLSTRRREQVRISGTADFARVDRIRADADAVAVGVGTVLADDPRLGLDDEALRERRRAAGRPAEPARVVFDSSARTPTDARILAGDPETYVLVGPAATTAAVADLREAGATVVRTGERDGSGADGTDDADSATADGDDDDGGRTDLAAGLAVLTDHGVESLMVEGGGEVIFSLFAAGLVDELTVFVGSLVIGGREAPTLADGEGFVDPDAFPALTLEGVERVDDGVVLSYDATASESTGE, encoded by the coding sequence GTGTACGTCCACGTCAACGCCGCCGTCTCCGTCGACGGGAAGCTGTCGACGCGGCGGCGCGAACAGGTCCGGATCTCCGGGACGGCGGACTTCGCTCGCGTCGACCGGATCCGTGCCGACGCGGACGCGGTGGCCGTCGGCGTCGGGACGGTGCTCGCGGACGACCCACGGCTCGGACTGGACGACGAGGCCCTCCGCGAGCGGCGGCGGGCGGCGGGTCGGCCCGCAGAACCCGCTCGCGTGGTGTTCGACTCCAGTGCACGGACCCCGACGGACGCACGAATTCTCGCCGGTGACCCGGAGACGTACGTTCTCGTCGGCCCCGCGGCCACGACGGCGGCCGTCGCCGACCTCCGCGAGGCCGGCGCGACCGTGGTCCGGACCGGCGAGCGCGACGGGTCGGGTGCGGACGGGACGGACGACGCCGACTCGGCAACGGCCGACGGAGACGACGACGACGGCGGTCGCACGGACCTCGCCGCCGGTCTCGCGGTGCTGACGGACCACGGTGTCGAGTCGCTGATGGTGGAGGGTGGTGGCGAGGTGATCTTCTCGTTGTTCGCGGCCGGCCTCGTCGACGAACTCACGGTCTTCGTCGGCTCGCTGGTGATCGGCGGGCGGGAGGCACCCACGCTCGCGGACGGCGAGGGGTTCGTCGACCCGGACGCGTTCCCCGCGTTGACACTGGAAGGTGTCGAGCGGGTCGACGACGGCGTGGTGTTGTCGTACGACGCGACTGCGAGCGAGTCCACAGGCGAGTGA
- a CDS encoding inositol monophosphatase has translation MSVDRVELCHEAAAAGAERAAASFRTGIAAESKGGDGVDSVTEADRAAQATVIETIREAVPGEPVVGEEGDAPDHVPLEGAAWVVDPIDGTVNYVGGHPVWCTSVACVVDGETVAAASVAPALGDTYVVDRTTTRRDGEPVRVAAESDPGSFLVNPLYGPGRDHRRECTATCDVILEEFGDLRRYGCAQLVLASVASGGLHAAVSTVALNDWDTVAGVAAVRRAGGRVTDANGDRWEPGATGLVASNDTAHETVVAALDGI, from the coding sequence GTGTCTGTAGACCGAGTCGAGCTGTGTCACGAGGCGGCGGCCGCCGGGGCCGAGCGCGCCGCGGCGTCGTTCCGGACGGGAATCGCGGCCGAGTCGAAGGGTGGCGACGGCGTCGACAGCGTCACCGAGGCCGACAGGGCCGCACAGGCGACGGTGATCGAGACGATTCGGGAGGCGGTCCCGGGGGAACCGGTCGTCGGCGAGGAGGGTGACGCACCGGACCACGTCCCTCTGGAGGGTGCGGCGTGGGTCGTCGACCCCATCGACGGGACGGTGAACTACGTCGGCGGCCACCCGGTGTGGTGTACCAGCGTCGCCTGCGTCGTCGACGGCGAGACGGTCGCCGCCGCCTCCGTCGCGCCGGCGCTCGGCGACACCTACGTCGTCGATCGGACGACGACACGACGCGACGGGGAGCCGGTGCGCGTCGCGGCGGAGTCCGACCCCGGCTCGTTCCTCGTCAACCCGCTGTACGGCCCCGGCCGCGACCACAGACGCGAGTGTACGGCGACGTGTGACGTGATCTTGGAGGAGTTCGGCGACCTCCGGCGGTACGGCTGTGCGCAACTCGTGTTGGCGAGCGTCGCGAGCGGCGGGCTCCACGCGGCCGTCTCCACCGTCGCGTTGAACGACTGGGACACCGTCGCCGGCGTCGCGGCGGTCCGACGCGCCGGCGGTCGGGTCACCGACGCGAACGGCGACCGCTGGGAGCCGGGTGCCACCGGGCTCGTCGCCTCGAACGACACCGCACACGAGACCGTGGTGGCCGCACTCGACGGGATCTGA
- a CDS encoding DsbA family protein — translation MDEKLPDTATRRKCLAAAAAAGTTATAGCVGGLLSSSGGAYDCPSGDGETVSEGPQPALGPTPDEAAVTVKVWEDFSCPHCATFSLEVVPRIRDEYVSGGEVRYEHHDFPIPVRDWAWDAASAGRAVLAAADAEGFFEYAKTVYETQGDYRTKVVGDAADAVGVEPCTAVTAATAETYRPLLEADKQAGLDTGIQGTPGIVVDGNLVEGNDFESVSAAIEDAL, via the coding sequence ATGGACGAGAAGCTTCCAGACACGGCGACGAGAAGAAAGTGTCTCGCCGCGGCCGCCGCGGCGGGGACGACCGCGACCGCCGGCTGTGTCGGTGGCCTGCTGTCCAGTTCCGGTGGCGCGTACGACTGTCCGAGCGGCGACGGCGAGACGGTCTCGGAGGGGCCACAGCCTGCACTCGGACCGACCCCCGACGAGGCCGCGGTGACGGTCAAGGTGTGGGAGGACTTCTCGTGTCCCCACTGCGCGACGTTCAGTCTCGAGGTCGTACCCCGCATCCGCGATGAGTACGTGTCCGGCGGCGAGGTCCGGTACGAACACCACGACTTCCCGATCCCGGTCCGCGACTGGGCGTGGGACGCCGCCAGCGCCGGGCGGGCGGTGCTCGCCGCGGCGGACGCCGAGGGGTTCTTCGAGTACGCGAAGACCGTCTACGAGACGCAGGGCGACTACCGGACGAAGGTGGTCGGTGACGCCGCCGACGCCGTCGGTGTCGAGCCGTGTACCGCAGTCACCGCCGCGACCGCGGAGACGTACCGCCCGCTGTTGGAGGCGGACAAGCAGGCCGGCCTCGACACCGGCATCCAAGGGACGCCCGGGATCGTCGTGGACGGGAACTTGGTCGAGGGGAACGACTTCGAGTCCGTCTCGGCGGCCATCGAGGACGCACTGTGA